Below is a window of Solanum stenotomum isolate F172 chromosome 7, ASM1918654v1, whole genome shotgun sequence DNA.
ATTTCTCACAACTTATTTGTCACATTTATGTTAATATAGTTCCATATGTTTCTCTATAGGCTAGTTTTCTGTTGTNGCACAAGGTCACATTGATGTTGTCAATTTCCTTTTGGAAACTAATAGCAGTTTAGCCACAATACAGAAGAATAATGGGAAGACGGCGCTTCATTCTTCAGCAAGAAATGGTCATGTTGCAGTTGTGAAGGCACTTTTAAGCAAAGAAGAAGGGATCTTAAATTGGAGAGATAAAAAGGGACAAACAGCTCTTCATATGGCAGTCAAAGGCCAAAGTGTTGATGTGGTTAACGAGCTTATTCTATCGGATCCTACTTTGGCTACCATTATTGATGGAAAGGGTAATACTGCTCTGCATATTGCAACGCGTAAAGGCCGTGTAGAGGTAATTTCTCATATGTATGTTATACTCACTTTTCACTTTATATGGTGGTGTTTGATtgacacagagtttaagaaagaaaaaatgacttttggCGCATAAACTAAACATGTATAGCCTGgctttgtttgttttttcacTCAAAGTGTGACTATTCTAATATCTATATAACAGCAGAATACTTATTTGTCACATTTATGTTATAGAGTTCCATATGTTTCTCTATAGGCTAATTTTCTGTTGTATCTAACAGAGAGTCAAATATTTGCGCGATTTTTTATGTTCAAATGAAAACACAGAACAGTCTTCTTGTCAAGTCTTCAACTAACTATCTGAATACTTTTGTGCAGATCGTTCAAGCACTCGTAAAAGACAAACGAATGAAGTGGGATGCCATCAATAAATCTGGTGAAACTGCTCTTGACGTTGCTGAGAAAGCACGAAATTCAGAGATAGCAGCGATTCTAAAGGAACATGGTGTCCTGACTGCAAAGAACATGAAGCTAGCTTTACCAACGCGTTCAGCCAAAGAACTGAAACAAACTGTTAGTGACATAAAACATGACGTTCACAATCAGTTAGAGCACACTTTCCAAACTCAGAAAAGAGTGAAGAACATAGCAAAACGTCTGAATAAAATGCACACAGAAGGTATCAACAACGCCATAAACTCCACCACGGTTGTTGCTGTTCTTATTGCCACTGTTACTTTTGCTGCCATATTTAATCTACCAGGCCAATATACCGATAATCCTAAGGAGGTTCCTCCGGGATACTCAATAGGAGAAGGAAGGATTGCTCCTCAACCCccttttgtcattttcttcatATTCGACTCTCTTGCACTCTTTATATCATTAGCTGTTGTGGTTGTTCAAACATCAGTCGTGGTTGTTGAAAGACGAGCCAAAAAGCAAATGATGGCGATTATCAACAAGCTAATGTGGTTGGCTTGTGTATTTGTCTCCGTAGCATTTCTTGCACTGTCATATATCGTTATAGGTAAAGATGAAAGATGGATGGCAAGTGCAGTAACTTTTATGGGAACTTTTATCATGGTTGCGACACTAGGGACACTATGTTACTGGGTAGTTATGCATCGGATTGAGTCTTCGAATTTGAGAAGTCAGAGGAAATCAGCTCGGAGTAGCAAGACGTTGTCACGGTCCGTATCAATCATGTCAGAATCAGAGATCCCTGAAGATCAGTATAAGAAACTATATGCTATATAGTTCTAGTTGTTAGCCAATGTACATTCTTGTGTagtaaaaatttgatctttgcaCTTCAAGATTCAGTGCAATAGCTCTAGTTTTTGTGTAGTATATGAGCAAGATAATTGAAGTGTAAGATTTTAGAATTATGAACATTTTACTAAGTGAAATTCAGTGCAGTGAGTAAGCTAAAAGTAAATAGCAGTCTGGTGCACAAAATATCCCGCGTTAGCAGGATCCGGGGAAGAGCCACACCCCTTTCCAAGGGATGTGATGTGTAAAATTTTATGCTCTACTGGAATTTTTAGCATCTTTATGCTGTGTACAGATAATTGGTTTTCAACTTTGTAACTCTATTATACcctctctgtccctaattacttgttcacttttgaattgacacacttatcaagaaaacaatatttgacataatgagtttaccattttacccctgttaattatgaagtggatgaattaaaaatttaagattttaaataagttctacctttttcaaaattaattaattgagggtataataggtaaaaaaattgtcctttcttgatttgtcaaaattgacaagtaaaaagggacaactaaaaaagaaaattagagtATATGCTTGAATGCCAcataatttaagaaagaaatgaataCATTTGAAACTTATGGTTTGACTTATGAAACTTttggccttaaacatgtcataacATGCAGTTAAAAAATTGACCGTTTCCAAATTCAaaagattttctttctttattaaatgcacaaaaaaagaaactacgtcacataaattggaacggAGGGACTAAAAGGCTTCTTAGAATTATGAGCATTTTACTTCTAGTCCAAGTGAAAAATAGTGTAGTATGTGAAATAAGGGCTGGGCATAAATCACTGGAAATAAAATTACCAAGCCAAACATAATATTTTGGTATTTCGATATTTGggaataaaatttcataaatacgTTAAGCAGTTTCATTAGTCAGTTCAAAATATTAGTACCATTTCGTATTTAATACTACCAAACTGAAATTAGGTGTGAatactgttgacacccaatctTGACCCTCCactattaaattaattttcaagcttcttaaattttaaacaaTTGGAAATAATTgcgaaaattataaataagttgaaaatcattttcaaaagCAGTTTTGCCATTTTTCCCTATAAGATATATCTCTATATACTGtaaatatattgatttatataattttcacttGGAATAAGAGCTTGTGAGATCATTTTACTTGAAATCGTGtcccaatttttcttttaaaatcgaTTAACTCGTTAGTCtaatataaatgatattttcatttcgaaataattattttggtatGGTTGAAGTTAAGAAGCTTAATAAGTATAATTTATTTCCTTCCCATTTTATCAAGTTCGGATTTAACTTTGAATCAATCAAGTCCGAATTGATGAAAATCACTTAAAGGAGCTGGTCCCTCAAATCATATGACTTCCACTTACTTAAACGACTAATTTGGGCCAAAAAGATTCAATTCTCTGGCCCAAAATTACCTGACCCGGCCCAAATAACCCCTATACTCTTCTCTCTCTTAGATCCTCTCAACAGTACGCTCTAAACCAGACGACGCGAGCTCACAGACCCAGAACCAACCAGCTCTGAATCGTTTCTCTCTGGACGACGCCGTCCCAGTTCCTTCGAATCGATATTCAAGCGTGATAGGCGCTGGAAGGTTCCATCAACAATCCTTATCCTCTCAATTCGAATTCGTTCAAAATCGTACAGAATTCCAGCGCACGCCTTATCCTCTGAGAGCTGAGAGTAACCCTAAAAGGTTTGGGAGTTCTCAGTTGAATAGTTTAAAGTTTTGTGGTTGTTCGAGTTGAAGAGGTGGAAATCGTCTCCGTCAAACTCGTTTGCCCAGAATTAGGTAATCTTCTTGCTCTTTCTTCGGTCTTTTCTTTATGTTGCGTTGTGGAATTGTTATTTGTTTTagtattgttaattattatttttttagattcaaTGTGATTAGTTAAAATAAGTATGATGTTTATGTGAATGACAGTAAAAGTTTTCACTATCCTGTTCTCTTGGTTAAGTCAGATTTGAATgagtttattaaatattttgctCTATTGATGGTTGTTTTCTTATAATTCAGAGATGTGAATATGATTCCTTTACTTAGTCGAGTTCATAAATCTATATATGTGCTGCTAGACTTTGAAAATCCATGTTATATAGTTGCTGATTTCTCATCATTGCCTTCTTTAAATGCATATAATTAGAGATAATGTATTCTGCCACTTCGAGTTTGTTTGGACTAAAATGTTAGGTTGAGCTTCGTTGCTCCTAAAATGTGTTTTCGGCTAAATCTTGTATAGTTTGAATCAACCAAATTACTGTTACTCCGTCTAGCTCTTCTTTATTATCATGGGATGCTTTGTTCAAATTTCAGTTTTGGCATAGTTGATTGTCGCTCTTGTGGTTAAAGTTAACCTAGCTCAAGTTGAAactattttcctttctttcgCTCGTTTATGGACCTGCTTGTTACTTCTGATTAAAATAGATATAGCCGAGTCATATAGTCATCTGGTTTAGGTGTGTAAGTTGTAACCTTCTGAAATATGTTTTGTAGTTATACTTAAGAATTCATATTAATGTTAAGCTGTTGTTTTTTGCCTTAAGAAGTCGTCTTTTGTATTGAGACTAttacacctaacctttactaaggtcctattaccccccgaacttaatttatctataatattctaccccttttagGCCTACGTCGCACTATCctcgaaaaaaatgtcaacatgcgttgggcccacaagacagtgccacgtaggccaaaaagggatagaatattacatataaaatatgtttggggggtaataggaccttagtaaaggttaggtgtgtctctgggatttcgggtataggctgggggtacttatgcattttccctttatgTTAAGCTGTTGTTTTTTGCCTTAAGAAGTCGTCTTTTGTATTGAGACTATTACCTCTGTTTTCTGTCAAAGGCCGATTTCTTCAATGTTTTACAAGCACTAAGTTGGGGCATCTACTGATTTGTTGTTTTAAAGTAAAATCTTGTTGGTCGTATAAATTTAAGATAATTCTGTCCAAATAGTGATTGTTGAATAATCTTGAGTGTTTATGTGTTAGGATTATCTGTTAGCTCTCTCTCGTATTGGTCATGGTTCGACATATTTCTTATCTTTAAATTTGTTTGATTATTTTGCTCAAGCTAGACATGTGGTTAATTTCTTTTCCCCGGTTGTTTGTGTGCATTAAGTAAGATTTGTTGTCTCTTTTGTACTCTTCAAATTAGTTCTCACATGAAGTTTGTTAACCTGTTCTTGCCTCGTGTTTGGTTTAATATTAAGTTTGCATATTTGAACTCTATTATGTAAGTTCTTCCTAGCAGTGACCTTTATATGATATGAATTCGGCTTTAAGTATGGTGTCCAGATTAGTGTATTGTTTCTCCTTATCTAATGTTTCTTGGTAATTCAGTAGCTTTCTGATTCTATCTTGTTGTTTTGGGTGCACTTTATTTCATTAAAATTGTGTTATCACTCTACCTACTCTTCTTTggaaattattttcattaatctTATTTGGTTAGCTCCTTTCCCATTCTGTAAATGttgagttaaattttttgtttttggcacTTTATCATTTGACTTATTTCATTAGTTGGATTAAGATGAGTGTACAAGTATCAAAAAACTTTTGTTAGTTTCAAACAAGATTTTTATAAGTAACCTTTTTATAAAATTAGCCAACTTTAAATCCGTTGGGCAACCATGTGTTAACGGATTCTCTAAGATGCCTAAACCCTTCcttagagaattatttgaacCCTTATCCGACTctggttttatttaaaatgttttctttcaaaaaccctcttttaaatgattttcttaatttttcttaaaaattaagtggcgacttctaaaattgttattttttccaaaattaataaattgccaaagttgcgaaatgatttcggaaatttagtttttaaaatcGGGTCGTAACAAATACTATCACCAAAAACTAAATTACCAAGTCGCATAGGGAATTTCAGTATGGTATTGGAAagtaaaatttcataaatttgataatatcTCTACGAGACATTAGTACCATTTGATATTCGATACTACATTACTTTATTGAATAATGGCTATCACCCATAATGTGATATAGGCCCATCAGTACAAGCCcatatatatcaaaactaaaAGACTAAAGAGGGCAAATAGAGAATTTAGGGAAAAATCACCATTTTTAATCTGTTTGAGATCTCTAATTCTTCCTGTTTTGATGACTAATTTAATTTGGAATATTTCCGATTGTTTGGTTCTCTAGAAGAAATTTATACAAGTATTTGAAGATTTTTACTATTccaatttttgtttgtttcaaaTGATCTTGTAATGAGCTTCAATGATCACAAAcaataattctaaaatttatcaattactTAACAGGCTGTAAAATGGAGCTAAATTCAGCTAATATCCTCAATTGGATTTACAACAGCTAAGAATAATTTGACCCAATCGATTTGCACTGAGCAATCATCTTGAGTTTGATCACCATACCTGATTCAATACGTATACGGGAGAGTTAATTGAAGATAATTTAAGTAGAGAATGAGAGCTAGAATTAGCTAagaattagaaaagaaaagagagtaGGAAGATACTTTTAGAGAGATAAATCACGACTGAATTGGTTGCAATTACctatctaattattatttttcatgtatTGCAGTTGTGCATCATAGTGGCTTGGATTGGCTTTGTACTTATTGAAATTTCCAGGAATGTTATTAGCAACTCTCCATATTATTTCTTAGCTGATTCAACTTATATACACCAATAATTTGGTATTACCAAATTACTGGTACCAGACCAAACTTTGGAAGTTTGATAGTTGGTATCTATTTTCAATTACCAATTATAGAATTACCGAAACCGAACATT
It encodes the following:
- the LOC125870886 gene encoding ankyrin repeat-containing protein At5g02620-like, giving the protein MDSSVVQQNVCVKKMTKQLTGKRGDTQIHSVVRSGNLELVLEIITCCGEAELVELLSKQNQSGENALYVAAESGDLVLVKELIKYYDIGLASIKARNGYDAFHVAAKQGDFEMVKVLLEAFPQLSVTFDQSNSTALHTASAQGHIDVVNFLLETNSSLATIQKNNGKTALHSSARNGHVAVVKALLSKEEGILNWRDKKGQTALHMAVKGQCVDVVNELILSDPTLATIIDGKGNTSLHIATRKGRVEIVQALVKDKRMKWDAINKSGETALDVAEKARNSEIAAILKEHGVLTAKNMKLALPTRSAKELKQTVSDIKHDVHNQLEHTFQTQKRVKNIAKRLNKMHTEGINNAINSTTVVAVLIATVTFAAIFNLPGQYTDNPKEVPPGYSIGEGRIAPQPPFVIFFIFDSLALFISLAVVVVQTSVVVVERRAKKQMMAIINKLMWLACVFVSVAFLALSYIVIGKDERWMASAVTFMGTFIMVATLGTLCYWVVMHRIESSNLRSQRKSARSSKTLSRSVSIMSESEIPEDQYKKLYAI